The following are encoded together in the Fusarium keratoplasticum isolate Fu6.1 chromosome 1, whole genome shotgun sequence genome:
- a CDS encoding SBDS domain-containing protein, with amino-acid sequence MARGETQQTKVYLKGSSEEFLIFIDDVETYKKWKSDKSVPLAHFISSFKIFLTHGQGLQGTYDTASKAALENEFGTSVDDEVIKQILENGETQTSEMPERQGTKNDSKGPMVAH; translated from the exons ATGGCTCGCGGCGAGACTCAGCAGACCAAGGTCTACCTCAAGGGCAGCAGCGAGGagttcctcatcttcattgATGACGTCGAGACCTACAAGAAGTGGAAGAGCGACAAGAGCGTGCCTCTGGCGCACTTCATCTCCTCATTCAAGATCTTCCTGACCCATGG CCAAGGACTGCAGGGAACCTACGACACCGCCTCCAAGGCGGCTCTTGAGAACGAGTTCGGCACTTCtgttgatgacgaggtcatcaagcAAATCCTAGAGAATGGCGAGACCCAGACCTCAGAG ATGCCCGAGCGTCAAGGTACCAAGAACGACTCCAAGGGTCCCATGGTTGCCCACTAG
- a CDS encoding DH domain-containing protein, producing MASTDPPSSTSGITPNIDSFQRPSWPTTGLPVLSRDESPWEELGKAFDIDLSPDNIRSDDRDASDDLNKLSTRNIPEEKATDSQPMRYSAPPGGYDHLSVNPLPKLPFRKWVRSLKRRNSLSEGGETYTGDERCKYPEPSNPFRRVIHRRFRHRFPSSGSSLGFITAVQSASTSLITASAAAPSRRRHGRSRAERSSRASLSTPRVSKDVGPLERAEEDLTATQRAFERRQILEELIRTEENYIGDIRFLMNTYVNMLAALPSLSKQLRSSTNRNLHHILQLHDEILGDLHRVVPFSEYSQFDHPVLRKSGRNRSRGLNALPECGVNLQTLDNVPGMLTDPQVAAEVAKVFSKKTHEFFIYKEYGAKFEMMRRDIAAAHEGFPEWEVHQKGVEALGFSVGSPKGQEGGSNKALTVNDLLIKPIQRICRYPLLFAELLKHTPVLDCPNSHMEVETALARLREATIEINNSATNQDMKTTLEKTWLLQDRLVFPDRRLDADSKNQIRAFGHIQLCGALHVCWETEAGVEGQYMICLLYKDVLCLASGGKSDPIYTILACIDLRSAKVEDVDKGGGLRCHLAPFSWKLVFEGQHELYELVMTACSPNEETEWRSRLQRSRELEQSEKPSVLYNFLSFDMKSLGAIFRRPGVYSCRLAVGF from the exons ATGGCTTCCACCGATCCTCCGAGCTCGACTTCTGGTATTACTCCAAACATTGACAGTTTTCAACGGCCTAGTTGGCCAACAACCGGTCTTCCGGTCTTATCGCGAGATGAGAGCCCCTGGGAAGAGCTAGGCAAGGCTTTCGACATCGACCTTAGCCCGGATAACATACGCAGCGATGACAGAGACGCTTCTGATGATTTGAATAAGCTTAGCACTCGAAATATACCCGAGGAAAAGGCAACAGACTCGCAGCCGATGAGATATTCAGCGCCCCCTGGTGGTTATGATCACCTCTCCGTGAATCCCCTGCCAAAGCTACCATTCCGCAAGTGGGTGAGATCTCTCAAGCGACGAAACAGCCTGAgtgaaggaggagaaacaTATACCGGTGATGAGAGATGCAAATATCCCGAGCCTAGCAACCCATTCCGACGTGTCATCCATCGCAGATTCAGGCATCGATTTCCATCTTCGGGGtcctccttgggcttcatAACTGCTGTACAGAGCGCCAGTACGAGCCTTATTACCGCGAGCGCCGCAGCACCCTCGCGTCGGCGCCATGGCCGGTCGCGTGCAGAGCGCAGCAGTCGAGCTTCTCTTTCTACTCCTCGAGTGTCTAAGGACGTTGGGCCGTTGGAGAGAGCTGAGGAGGATTTAACTGCAACTCAGCGTGCATTCGAACGTCGACAGATATTGGAGGAGCTCATCAGGACAGAGGAGAATTACATTGGCGACATCCGTTTCCTTATGAAT ACCTACGTCAATATGCTTGCCGCTCTTCCTTCCCTGTCTAAGCAGCTACGATCGTCGACTAATCGAAATTTGCACCACATTCTTCAATTACACGACGAAATCTTGGGTGACCTTCACCGCGTGGTCCCCTTCTCCGAGTATTCTCAATTTGACCACCCCGTGCTCAGGAAAAGCGGTCGAAATCGATCACGGGGTTTGAACGCGCTCCCTGAGTGTGGTGTCAACCTACAAACACTCGATAATGTACCTGGGATGCTCACTGACCCCCAAGTTGCGGCGGAGGTTGCCAAGGTTTTCAGCAAAAAG ACGCACGAATTCTTCATTTATAAAGAGTACGGCGCAAAGttcgagatgatgagaagagacaTTGCAGCGGCACACGAGGGTTTCCCCGAATGGGAGGTTCACCAAAAGGGGGTCGAGGCTCTGGGCTTCTCCGTTGGATCCCCCAAGGGTCAGGAGGGAGGGTCTAACAAGGCCCTCACCGTTAATGACCTTCTCATCAAG CCTATCCAGAGAATCTGCAGATATCCCCTCCTGTTTGCAGAGCTTCTCAAGCATACACCAGTACTTGACTGTCCCAACTCCCACATGGAGGTTGAAACAGCTTTGGCGAGGCTTCGGGAAGCAACAATTGAGATCAACAACTCGGCCACGAACCAAGACATGAAAACGACACTAGAGAAGACTTGGCTATTACAGGATCGTCTGGTTTTCCCCGACAGG AGGCTTGATGCGGATTCAAAGAATCAGATTCGTGCCTTTGGCCACATCCAGTTGTGCGGTGCACTTCATGTTTGTTGGGAGACCGAGGCCGGAGTCGAAGGTCAGTATATGATCTGCTTGTTGTACAAAGATGTCCTCTGCCTTGCTTCAGGGGGGAAGTCCGATCCGATATACACAATTTTGGCCTGCATTGATCTGCGCAGTGCaaaggttgaggatgtcgacaaaGGAGGAG GCTTGCGATGTCACTTGGCTCCTTTCTCTTGGAAGCTGGTCTTTGAAGGTCAGCACGAGTTGTATGAGCTGGTCATGACAGCTTGCAGTCCAAATGAAGAGACTGAATGGCGAAGTCGATTACAACGGAGTCGAGAATTAGAGCAATCGGAGAAACCATCAGTGCTATACAACTTCCTCTCCTTTGACATGAAGAGCTTGGGTGCCATCTTTAGACGACCAGGTGTGTACTCTTGTCGCCTTGCCGTGGGCTTCTAA
- a CDS encoding Calcium-transporting ATPase — protein MESAFARPVDDVLANFDVNQTSGLSDAQVDELRKKHGRNSIPDEPPTPLWELILEQFKDQLVIILLGSAAVSFVLALFDQEEGWSAFVDPVVILTILILNGVVGVSQESSAEKAIAALQEYSANEANVVRNGGHVSRVKADELVPGDIVTVSIGDRIPADCRVVAIESNSFAVDQAVLTGESESVGKRASTVVGDEKAVLQDQTNMLFSGTTVVTGRARAVVVLTGPNTAIGDIHESITAQISEPTPLKQKLNDFGDNLAKVITVICILVWLINIPNFNDPSHGSWTKGAIYYLKIAVSLGVAAIPEGLAVVITTCLALGTRKMAAKNAVVRSLPSVETLGSCSVICSDKTGTLTTNQMSVSKVVYLNEDGSDLTELDVEGTTFAPRGAIKSNGEVVHDLHNSSATLRQMTEVAAICNDAQLAYDSRTATFTSVGEPTEGALRVLVEKIGPCAPADTRPEDCVHYASSVYEKTLPRLATYEFSRDRKSMSVLVRNGNEKKLLVKGAPESVIERCTQTLLGPGGNKVPLSKKVYERLMSEVVRYGNHGLRVIALASIDNVPETPLLQSATTTEQYAQLEQNMTFLGLVGMLDPPREEVPRAIQRCKDAGIRVIVITGDNRNTAESICRQIGVFTQHEDLTGKSYTGREFDQLSPNEQLEAAKRASLFSRVEPGHKSRLVDLLQSLGEVVAMTGDGVNDAPALKKADIGVAMGSGTDVSKLAADMVLADSNFATIEVAIEEGRSIYNNTQQFIRYLISSNIGEVVSIFLTAALGMPEALVPVQLLWVNLVTDGLPATALSFNPPDNDIMKRRPRKRDEALIGGWLFFRYLIIGTYVGLATVAGYAWWFMYNPEGPQITFRQLSRFHHCSADFPEIGCQMFSDDMAKAASTVSLSILVVIEMFNAMNALSSSESLLTLPLWKNMMLVYAIALSMALHFALLYVPFLQSLFSILPLNVMEWKAVTIISAPVILLDEVLKAVERQFFVQTTTDTSLKEKKEQ, from the exons ATGGAGAGCGCCTTCGCCCGCCCTGTCGACGATGTCCTCGCCAACTTTGACGTCAATCAGACCAGTGGTTTGAGCGACGCGCAAGTTGATGAACTTCGCAAGAAACATGGGCGCAACT CTATTCCAGATGAACCCCCGACTCCTCTGTGGGAGCTTATCCTCGAACAATTCAAAGATCAGCTTGTTATTATTCTATTGGGTTCCGCCGCCGTCTCCTTCGTCTTGGCCCTCTTTGACCAAGAAGAGGGTTGGAGCGCCTTCGTTGATCCTGTAGTT ATTCTCACTATCCTCATTCTCAATGGCGTCGTCGGAGTCTCCCAAGAGAGCAGCGCGGAAAAGGCCATCGCTGCCTTGCAAGAATACTCGGCCAACGAGGCCAATGTGGTGCGAAATGGTGGTCATGTTTCCCGagtcaaggccgacgagcTGGTGCCTGGCGACATTGTCACCGTGTCCATTGGCGATCGTATTCCCGCCGACTGCCGAGTTGTCGCCATCGAGAGCAATAGTTTCGCTGTTGATCAGGCTGTCCTCACCGGAGAGAGCGAGAGTGTCGGAAAGCGCGCCAGTACCGTTGTCGGAGACGAAAAGGCTGTTTTGCAGGATCAGACAAATATGCTGTTCTCTGGAACTACTGTTGTTACTGGTCGCGCAAGAGCTGTCGTTGTTCTGACTGGTCCCAACACCGCTATCGGAGATATTCACGAGAGCATCACTGCTCAGATCTCGGAGCCGACTCCCTtgaagcagaagctcaacgacTTTGGCGACAACCTGGCCAAGGTCATTACCGTCATTTGCATTCTGGTCTGGCTTATCAACATCCCCAACTTCAACGACCCCAGCCACGGAAGCTGGACCAAGGGCGCCATCTACTACTTGAAGATCGCTGTttctcttggtgttgctgctaTTCCTGAGGGTCTTgctgtcgtcatcaccacTTGCCTCGCTCTTGGAACTAGAAAGATGGCCGCTAAGAACGCAGTGGTTCGAAGTCTTCCTTCTGTCGAGACCCTGGGAAGCTGCAGCGTCATCTGCTCCGACAAGACTGGTACTCTGACCACTAACCAGATGAGCGTCAGCAAGGTTGTGTACCTCAATGAGGACGGCAGCGATCTTACCGAGTTGGATGTTGAGGGTACTACCTTTGCCCCTCGAGGAGCAATCAAGTCGAATGGTGAGGTTGTCCATGACCTCCACAACTCTTCTGCCACTCTTCGTCAAATGACCGAGGTTGCCGCTATTTGCAACGATGCCCAGCTTGCCTATGATTCCCGGACTGCCACTTTTACGAGTGTCGGTGAACCCACTGAGGGTGCTCTGAGAGTTTTGGTTGAGAAGATTGGACCTTGCGCTCCGGCTGATACTCGCCCCGAGGACTGCGTCCACTACGCCAGCTCGGTATACGAAAAGACACTGCCCCGGCTTGCTACATACGAATTCTCCCGTGATCGAAAGAGCATGTCAGTCTTGGTTCGCAACGGCAACGAGAAGAAACTGCTGGTCAAGGGCGCTCCTGAATCTGTCATCGAACGCTGCACACAGACTCTTCTTGGTCCTGGTGGCAACAAGGTGCCTCTTAGCAAGAAGGTTTATGAGCGTTTGATGAGCGAGGTTGTGCGATATGGTAACCATGGCCTCCGAGTTATTGCCTTGGCCAGCATCGACAATGTCCCCGAgactcctcttcttcagtcCGCTACAACCACCGAACAGTACGCCCAGCTTGAGCAGAACATGACcttccttggacttgtcggTATGCttgatcctcctcgagaggAGGTTCCTCGCGCTATCCAGCGATGCAAGGATGCCGGTATTCGTGTCATTGTCATCACTGGAGACAACCGCAACACTGCCGAGAGTATCTGCCGACAGATTGGCGTCTTCACCCAACACGAGGACCTCACTGGAAAGAGCTACACTGGCCGCGAGTTTGATCAGCTTTCTCCCAATGAGCAGCTTGAGGCAGCTAAGCGGGCATCTCTATTCTCTCGTGTGGAGCCTGGTCACAAGTCGCGTCTCGTTGACCTGCTCCAGTCTCTGGGTGAGGTTGTTGCTAtgactggtgatggtgtcaaTGACGCCCCTGCCCTCAAGAAGGCTGATATTGGTGTTGCCATGGGCTCCGGAACTGATGTCTCTAAGCTGGCCGCCGACATGGTCCTCGCTGACAGCAACTTTGCCACCATCGAGGTTGCCATTGAGGAAGGCCGCTCCATCTACAACAACACCCAGCAGTTCATCCGCTACCTGATCTCTTCCAACATTGGCGAGGTGGTTTCCATCTTCCTGACGGCTGCTCTCGGCATGCCCGAGGCTCTTGTTCCCGTCCAGCTTCTGTGGGTTAACCTGGTCACCGATGGTCTTCCCGCCACGGCCCTGTCCTTCAACCCTCCCGACAACGACATCATGAAGCGCCGACCTCGCAAGCGAGACGAAGCCCTGATTGGCGGATGGCTCTTCTTCCGGtatctcatcatcggcacCTATGTCGGTCTTGCCACTGTTGCGGGCTACGCTTGGTGGTTCATGTATAACCCCGAGGGTCCTCAGATTACCTTCCGTCAGCTGTCTCGTTTCCACCACTGCTCGGCCGACTTCCCCGAGATTGGGTGCCAGATGTTCTCTGacgacatggccaaggccgcgTCGACCGTTTCCCTGTCGATCCTGGTCGTCATTGAGATGTTCAACGCCATGAACGCCCTGTCATCGAGCGAGTCTCTTCTTACTCTTCCCCTGTGGAAGAACATGATGCTTGTGTATGCCATTGCCTTGTCCATGGCCCTGCACTTTGCTCTCCTCTACGTCCCCTTCCTCCAGTCGCTGTTCTCCATCCTTCCCCTGAACGTGATGGAGTGGAAGGCGGTCACTATCATCAGTGCCCCCGTTAT ACTCCTTGATGAAGTGCTCAAGGCCGTTGAGCGACAGTTCTTTGTGCAGACGACAACCGACACGTCtctcaaggaaaagaaggagcaATAG
- a CDS encoding Proteasome subunit beta → MSSPFSINGGACVAMVGKDCVAIACDLRLGLQALTVSNNFPKIFQYGDVFLGLTGLATDVNTVSDLFRYKTNMYRLREERAIAPRTFANLVSSSLYERRFGPYFVSPVVAGLDPKTGKPFICGFDSIGCIDFAKDFIVSGTASEQLFGMCEGLWEPDMEPDALFETISQSLLNAVDRDALSGWGAHVYIIEKDKVTKRLLKGRQD, encoded by the exons ATG TCGTCTCCCTTCTCGATAA ACGGCGGCGCCTGCGTCGCCATGGTCGGCAAGGACTGTGTCGCCATCGCCTGCGATctccgcctcggcctccagGCCCTCACCGTCTCCAACAACTTCCCCAAGATCTTCCAGTACGGCGACGTCTTCCTCGGCCTGACCGGCCTGGCCACCGATGTCAACACCGTCAGCGACCTCTTCCGCTACAAGACCAACATGTACCGCCTGCGTGAGGAGCGCGCCATCGCCCCCCGCACCTTTGCCAAcctcgtctcgtcgtccCTCTACGAGCGCCGCTTCGGTCCCTACTTTGTCTCTCCCGTCGTCGCCGGcctcgaccccaagaccGGCAAGCCATTCATCTGCGGCTTCGACAGCATCGGCTgcatcgactttgccaaggacTTTATCGTCTCGGGAACCGCTTCAGAGCAGCTCTTTGGCATGTGCGAGGGTCTTTGGGAGCCTGATATG GAACCCGACGCCCTCTTCGAGACCATCTCCCAGTCGCTGCTCAACGCCGTTGACCGTGACGCTCTATCCGGCTGGGGCGCACACGTTTACATTAttgagaaggacaaggtcaccaAGCGATTACTAAAGGGCCGACAGGATTAG
- a CDS encoding TUG-UBL1 domain-containing protein, whose product MASHVVVIATDLRRATVKVTPGTYLTDVLEEACRKLGLSSDKYLVKHRQKQVDLSVPFRTSGLIPGAKLELVLKSKTPSAIQVGLQVPPPEGREIPGGRLIQKFPSDLTIWKVLRQFESGKASNGKNINITARGVAQTSSGTGSGGGQLYYEIPVLNIMGRELSSFADFQKTLSQLGYNSGSVLIRLTYRKTDQTLFDAMSEISEYFKETEEEAKEPEASGAAGNEKEPAETSKEAEPQPQETEDTPMADPNPEPEQDSSRNQQEETSAADDKSAEEDKMDVESSQQRDPLEPVNVFLAPSGSTPAAALAPSSEADFTPTIAHAQLHQARLQEDSRNRRLLSDRELENKAAAEAAKIAAIKFVLVKVRFPDNTSSDWQVGPADTGRFLYDAVRHVMAHDGQPFHLVLPGTKTVIKDNSNPGNELIKSYKLTGRILINLVWDDAVPPAVRKQPFLKANVAQQGQQVKIPEPVEAPDSKDDGPAVARPSRAEAGEGTGDKIAKKIPKWLKLGKK is encoded by the exons ATGGCCTCCCACGTCGTGGTGATAGCCACCGACCTGCGGCGGGCGACGGTCAAAGTCACCCCTGGCACCTACTTGACCGATGTCCTTGAGGAGGCCTGCAGGAAGCTCGGTCTCTCTAGCGACAAGTATCTTGTTAA ACACCGCCAAAAGCAGGTGGACCTTTCTGTCCCCTTCCGCACCTCTGGTCTCATCCCCGGCGCAAAACTCGAGCTCGTCCTCAAATCCAAAACACCATCCGCCATCCAAGTCGGTCTCCAAGTCCCGCCCCCCGAAGGTCGCGAAATCCCCGGCGGCCGGTTGATCCAGAAGTTCCCCAGCGATCTCACCATCTGGAAGGTGCTGCGCCAGTTCGAGAGCGGCAAGGCGAGCAATGGcaagaacatcaacatcaccgCCCGTGGCGTCGCCCAGACGTCCAGCGGCACAGGAAGCGGTGGCGGACAATTGTACTACGAGATCCCCGTTCTCAACATTATGGGTCGTGAGCTATCTTCGTTTGCCGACTTTCAAAAGACATTGTCGCAGCTTGGATACAACTCTGGCAGCGTTCTTATTAGGTTGACCTATCGGAAGACGGATCAGACCCTGTTCGATGCCATGTCCGAGATAAGCGAATACTTCAAGGAaacagaagaggaggctaAAGAGCCAGAGGCATCAGGAGCCGCGGGAAATGAAAAGGAACCAGCAGAGACATCAAAGGAGGCGGAACCTCAACCCCAGGAGACCGAAGACACTCCCATGGCAGACCCCAACCCGGAACCAGAACAGGACTCGAGTCGTAACCAGCAAGAGGAAACCAGCGCCGCAGACGATAAATCTGCAGAagaggacaagatggatgtggaATCCTCCCAGCAAAGAGATCCTCTAGAACCTGTGAACGTCTTCCTTGCACCTTCAGGCTCAACTCCTGCGGCAGCTCTCGCCCCATCCAGCGAGGCCGACTTTACTCCCACCATTGCTCATGCCCAGCTTCACCAGGCCCGTCTACAGGAGGACTCGAGAAACAGGCGACTACTCTCGGATCGAGAACTCGAGAACAAGGCCGCGGCTGAGGCGGCCAAGATCGCTGCCATCAAAttcgtcctcgtcaaggtccgTTTTCCGGATAACACCAGCAGTGACTGGCAGGTTGGCCCAGCCGACACGGGCCGCTTCCTCTACGACGCTGTCCGACATGTCATGGCCCACGATGGCCAGCCCTTCCACTTGGTTCTCCCAGGGACCAAGACTGTTATTAAGGACAACTCCAATCCCGGCAATGAGCTCATCAAGTCCTACAAGCTGACAGGACGCATCCTCATCAACTTGGTGTGGGATGACGCTGTACCTCCAGCTGTGCGAAAGCAGCCCTTCCTCAAAGCCAATGTTGCACAGCAGGGACAGCAAGTAAAGATACCTGAGCCCGTGGAGGCTCCAGATAGTAAGGACGACGGGCCGGCCGTGGCTCGGCCATCAAGAGCTGAGGCTGGCGAAGGAACGGGAGACAAGATCGCCAAGAAGATACCCAAGTGGCTGAAGCTGGGAAAGAAATAG
- a CDS encoding 60S ribosomal protein L36 produces the protein MAAEAPARTGLAVGLNKGHKTTPRVVKPRVSRTKGHLSKRTAFVREVVKEVAGLAPYERRVIELLRNSKDKRARKLAKKRLGTFGRAKKKVDELQRVIAEARRAGH, from the exons ATGGCCGCTGAAGCCCCCGCGAGAACCGGTCTGGCCGTCGGCCTCAACAAGGGCCAC AAAACCACCCCCCGTGTCGTCAAGCCCCGTGTCTCCCGGACCAAGGGTCACCTGAGCAAGCGCACCGCTTTCGTCCGTGAGgtcgtcaaggaggttgcTGG TCTTGCCCCCTACGAGCGCCGAGTCATTGAGTTGCTCCGAAACAGCAAGGACAAGCGTGCCCGTAAGctcgccaagaagaga CTCGGTACCTTCGGCcgtgccaagaagaaggtcgacGAGCTCCAGCGCGTCATCGCCGAGGCTCGCCGCGCGGGTCACTAA
- a CDS encoding Lipase-3 domain-containing protein, with protein MRLKSIASTRLFALQLTITTLVLALQIPPQHDPAATSQTATPRSISVSLFATLERLSRLVDISYCIGTTGVRKPFECVSRCSDFPSLSLVTTWNTGPLLGDSCGYIAVDHGVRQREDSDAYTAGQPAIVVAFRGTYSITNTIVDLSTVPQEYVPYPSPGDGDEEPPEKPEHECTNCTVHMGFLDSWKNARRLVLPQLRQLKTQYPSYPIQLVGHSLGGAVACLAALELKVSLGWDDVIATTFGEPRVGNDGLARFVDEVFQLDGRENLEERDYRRVTHKEDPVPLLPLGEWGYKSHAGEIYIAKQQLSPSEADIYLCVGDNDPACIAGADDSVWSALRRLLHARSVPADSEKSVQADGFPSRFKMWQLLFAHRDYFWRLGLCAPGGDPADWGRGPYQGPDTEEL; from the coding sequence ATGCGGCTGAAATCTATCGCCTCTACGAGGCTCTTTGCCTTGCAGCTCACCATCACAACCCTGGTCCTCGCCCTTCAGATACCACCGCAGCACGACCCTGCTGCGACTTCGCAAACAGCCACACCCAGAAGCATATCAGTATCTCTCTTTGCAACACTAGAGCGCCTCTCTCGCCTTGTCGACATTTCCTACTGTATCGGCACCACCGGTGTCAGGAAACCCTTTGAGTGCGTGTCCCGCTGCAGCGACTTCCCAAGCTTGTCCCTGGTCACCACATGGAACACTGGCCCTCTTCTCGGCGACAGCTGCGGCTACATAGCTGTCGACCATGGTGTGCGGCAGCGAGAGGATAGCGATGCCTACACTGCAGGCCAGCCCGCTATCGTGGTAGCTTTCCGGGGCACTTACAGCATCACAAACACCATAGTCGACTTGAGCACTGTGCCGCAAGAGTACGTGCCATATCCGTCTCCCGGCGACGGTGACGAAGAGCCCCCCGAGAAGCCAGAACACGAATGTACCAACTGCACTGTACACATGGGCTTCCTCGACTCTTGGAAGAACGCCAGACGTCTTGTCCTCCCGCAGCTCCGGCAGCTGAAAACTCAGTATCCATCATACCCGATTCAACTTGTCGGGCATAGCCTTGGAGGCGCCGTTGCCTGTCTTGCGGCGTTAGAGCTCAAGGTGTCCCTGGGCTGGGACGATGTGATCGCTACAACGTTTGGCGAGCCTCGAGTTGGGAATGACGGGCTCGCTCGTTTCGTAGACGAGGTCTTCCAGCTAGACGGCCGCGAGAATCTTGAAGAACGCGACTATAGACGGGTAACTCACAAGGAAGACCCCGTCCCTCTACTCCCCCTGGGCGAATGGGGCTACAAGTCACACGCGGGCGAGATATACATCGCCAAACAGCAACTCTCTCCTTCCGAGGCCGACATTTACCTCTGCGTCGGGGACAACGATCCAGCATGCATTGCTGGGGCAGACGATTCTGTCTGGTCGGCTTTGCGCCGCCTGCTCCACGCCAGAAGCGTCCCGGCGGATTCGGAAAAGTCGGTGCAGGCGGATGGCTTCCCCTCGAGATTCAAGATGTGGCAGCTCCTCTTTGCCCACCGGGACTATTTCTGGAGACTGGGGCTTTGCGCGCCGGGAGGCGATCCTGCGGACTGGGGTAGAGGACCGTACCAAGGCCCAGATACGGAGGAGCTCTAG